The DNA sequence TGCATTCTGGAGATCTTCCGTGGTTGTGGGCAGGCGAATACATGTTTCGGAAAGGGATTCGCATGGGAGAAGAAATCAAGGCCATCAAATGGGTCCTCTTCAATTCTTTCTTAGAGATTGAAGCTCCAGTAGTGGAAACGTTGTCGAAAGAAGTGGGCGTTTATCCAATAGGTCCTCTAATTCCTCCTGAGTTTCTCCATAGCAGGACAAGCACGAATGTCCTTCCAAGCTTCTGGAAGAATGACACAGATTGCTTACAGTGGTTAGATAAACAGTGTGCACACTCTGTGATTTACATATCTTTTGGAACTTTGGCAGGTCTGAGCGAAAAGCAATTGGAAGAGCTTGCTCTGGGAGTGGAGGCCACACGGAGACCATTTTTGTGGGTTGTGCGCTCCGATCTAATGAAAGGAAGCAAAGTTATTTTACCTGCTGGTTTCTTGGAGCGCGTGAGAGATAGAGGTTGCTTAGTTTCGTGGGTGCCACAGTTAGAGGTGTTATCTCATCCTTCCATAGCCTGTTTTGTGACTCACTGTGGATGGAACTCTGTACAGGAAAGCATCACCATGGGCGTGCCCATGCTTTGTTGGCCTCATTTTTCAGACCAATTTCTTAACCGCACGTATGTTGTGGACGTGTGGAAATTGGGTCTATCATTCAATGCGAATAGCCAAGGAATTATAGAGCAGGGGGAATTTGTGAAAAGTGTAGAGATTTTGCTGGAATCGGAACAAGGCCTGGAGATCAGAGAGGAAGCGAAAAAATTGAAGATAATTGCTAGGGATGCAGTCAAGGACGGGGGATCCTCATCGAATAACTTTAATCTATTTGTCACTGCCATGAAGCGACAACCGAATGAATGACTTGCTTTGTTTCATTTCTTTCGTTATCCTGCAGAAAGGGATCTGTTTTGTTTCATTGCGTCTTGTGTCCTACTTTCCACATAGGTTATGTCATCCATGCTGTTACAAAATGTTCTTTCTTGTTCAGCAACCTGTTGTAAAATCAAAACAATGTTGTGTTAAACGGTATTTTGCTAAAAATAGACCTTGACCATGGTTTCATTTTGCTGAACTCTTCATGTAGATAGTGAAGGGTGTATTAATTACTAATATAAAtgtgttttttaaaaattttttggtGGATTGAGTTTTGTATAGGTccattaatatataaaataaaattataattcaataaaattataATTCAATGATAAGATAtggagaaattttaattttttgttttatttggtaattagatttttttatttttataattaaaactaataaattaaatagatTTTAATGTTGAAAGCATCATCCTACAAGATGTAGTAATATTAGGTTCATAAAATTAAAATGTAATAAATCAttcatatattataaaataaaaaatatagtaatTATGAAcacacatatatcaaatgttgtttGTATTCTTGGAGTCATTTATGTTTTTGAAGATTCACATGTTTGTTTTATTTTAGAGTCAAATAAGATATCAAATGAATAAAGAATAACAAGATATCATTGGAGGATGGCGAAAATAAAGGAAGGAGATTTGTTATCATGTCGAGCTTACTTCTCACTTAGTGGTGATCCATGCATGAGAAGCACATCCTTTTCTCATTTGTGTCCCTAAAGAAAAGTGGGGATTGCATTATTTTTATCCTTTCAAGGACCAAGGGGGTTAGATTTTCTTGTGGGTTCACTTGGCATATTCACATTTGGTTGGTGTTTTGTACATTGGAGAAGGTATTGTTTCCACAACATTAGAGGAGGGATTCGACATAATTGAAGGAGATGTAGACTCTTAAAGGAGAGTTGTTTTATCATTGGTAGCACTAGAGGAGACATTAGACACACTTGGAAGAGATGTGAACTTTTGGAGGAAAGGTGACTCATTGTGCAAGAAGGTTGGAAACACTTAATATTCTCTCATGTTGTGCAAATGGTTGCAAGTTCTACAATAAAAAAGATTTCAATCAATGAGATTAGTTTGGTATTTTTTGGGTGAGCAAGGAGGATAGGTTAAGGTGCTTGGTCAAAGTCTCCAGAAGGGTTGTTGTGATCAACCCATAGAATGTTTTATCCTTTGTTGAGATTAATGTGAgggggagggggggaggggggagatGCAGGAGAATATTACGTATTCTTGGTTggcttaaataattaataaaattaggtTGGTTAGTTTTTGAGAATTTATTC is a window from the Cryptomeria japonica unplaced genomic scaffold, Sugi_1.0 HiC_scaffold_201, whole genome shotgun sequence genome containing:
- the LOC131868256 gene encoding UDP-glycosyltransferase 74E1-like, with the protein product MKYLPCMPALHSGDLPWLWAGEYMFRKGIRMGEEIKAIKWVLFNSFLEIEAPVVETLSKEVGVYPIGPLIPPEFLHSRTSTNVLPSFWKNDTDCLQWLDKQCAHSVIYISFGTLAGLSEKQLEELALGVEATRRPFLWVVRSDLMKGSKVILPAGFLERVRDRGCLVSWVPQLEVLSHPSIACFVTHCGWNSVQESITMGVPMLCWPHFSDQFLNRTYVVDVWKLGLSFNANSQGIIEQGEFVKSVEILLESEQGLEIREEAKKLKIIARDAVKDGGSSSNNFNLFVTAMKRQPNE